The genomic stretch AACGCATCGAAATCAAAACAAGCAACAAGTCGTAAAAAAATGCTCGAAAAAATCACGCTGGAAGATATTCAACCTTCTAGTCGTCGTTACCCTTTCATTCAGTTCAAACCAGACCGTGAAGTTGGAAATGACCTTCTAACAGTAACAAACTTGTCTAAAACAATCGATGGTGTGAAGATTCTTGATAATCTTTCTTTCTCGATTAATCGAAATGACAAAGTTGCTTTAGTTGGCGATGATGAGGTTGCTAAAACAGTTCTTTTCCAAATCCTTGCTGGTGAAATGGAACCTGATGAGGGTAGTTATAAATGGGGAATTACAACAAGCCAAAGCTATTTCCCGAAAGATAACTCAGAGTTCTTTGAAGAAAACGACATGAGTCTTGTAGAATGGTTACGTCAATTCTCTCCAGAAGATGACAGTGAAGCATTCTTACGCGGCTTCCTTGGTCGTATGCTATTCAGTGGCGATGAAGTACTTAAAAAAGTACGCGTCTTATCTGGTGGAGAAAAAGTTCGTTGTATGTTATCCAAAATGATGCTTTCAGGTTCTAACGTTCTTTTACTAGACGAACCTACTAACCACTTGGACTTAGAATCCATTACAGCATTGAATAACGGCTTGGAAGCATTTAAAGGCGCAATGATTTTTGCTTCTCATGATCATCAGTTATTACAAACAATCGCAACGCGCATCATTAACTTATCAAAAGACCAATTTTACAATAAAGAAATTTCTTATGATGAGTATCTAAAAGAAGTAATGAACGTAGCAGAATAATGACAAAAAAACAATATCCCATTTTCGGGATATTGTTTTTATTTTAGTTCGATTTTGCCAGTTTCTGTCGTGATTGGTGTGGATGAATCTTTCAGATAGCTTAGAAAACTATAAGAAATCCATGAAATATCAGAAACTTTGTCTAAATTATCTACGGGAAAAACGATTTTTCCTTTGGCAGTTTCGCCAGGCTTAATTTCAGTTGTATCAAAATTAGATAAAACAGCGTCTCCTCCATTTAAATCTAACTTGTTTGCCTCTAGTTGTCCTTGGTTTGGATAGGTTTCGAGAGTTTTAACTGCATTGTTGGTAATTTCTAAAGCGATAGTAATACTACCGTCTACTGGCTTACTTGCGGATGTTGAATAAGTTTCTTTTTTTTCGACCGTCACAGTAGTGATTTTTTTCTTAATATTATCTGCGGAATCTTCAAAGTTAACTTTATACGTCTTCGTTTCTTCTGGGGTAGCTTGACTTGTTCCTTTAGAAGAATAATTAAACACATCATTTTGTACTTGCTGATAATGTGAAAAACTAACAATGATACCAATAATGGAGCCAACCATTAATAACATCCCTGCACTAGTTAAAATAGCTCCAATCTTCCGTCTGGCTGGGAAAAATAAAATTACGATACCTGCGATAAAAATTAAGAAAGCACATATTCCGGCAATGATCCAAATTTCCATCTTATTTGCTCCTTTTATGCGAATTTCTCCCTCACTATAACATATTTAGCCTCTAGTTCAAAGCAGTTAAGTCACTTGCTGGAGATGGATAGGCAAATATAACAGATTGTAAATCAGCCAAAGTTAGATTAGCTTTCATTAAGATGGCAACGTAATTTATCATATAATCTGCTTCTTCACTAAGAAAATGAGCGCCTTTGATTTGCCCCGACTCTCTATCTTCAATGATTTTTGCGAGCGCAATTTGTTCATTGGTTCGTTTATAAGTATACCAATTTGTTGTGTCGTGATTTTTAATTTGATATTTTTCTGGATGCGCTTTTGCTTCTTCTGCGCTTATACCAATGCTTGCCAGTTTGGGGCTCGTAAAAACGACGCTTGGTATTGCTGGATAAATCATTTTTTCGTCGCCGCCAATGACATTTTTAGCAACAAATGCTGCTTCCATGCTGACAACGGGTGTTAAAGGTGCTCCTTTTGTTGCCGCGACATCGCCACATGCGTAGATATGAGGGTTATTAGTGGTTTGAAGTTTTTCATTAACGATAATGCCTTTTTTAGTGTAGTCAATGTTGGCATTTTCCAATGATAAATGCGCGATATTTGGTTTTCTACCAGTTGCCCCAATAATTAAATCTGTCTGTAATGAAAATCCATCTTTGCCATGAATATGCAGTTTTTCCCCCTTATTTTCAACCTTCGTAATATCTGTGTCAAAATGGAAATGGATACCTTCTTCTTTCATATTGGACACTAATGCAGCCACGAAATCAGGATCAAATTTTTTTAAAGGTTCACTATTATGGTGGATAATATGCACTTCTCTCCCTGTTGCGAGTGCTATGGAGGCAAATTCAAATGAAATATAGCCACCACCAATAAACACGACAGAATCAGGGAGTTTTTCAAGTGATAAAAAATCATCACTGGTTTGAATGTATTCTTGCCCTTCTACTTTTAACGTGCTTGGTGTTGCTCCTGTTGCGATGACAATTTTATTAGCTTGTATTAAATCATCGCCGACTTGTAAGGAATGGGAATCTTGGAAACTAGCTGCACCAAAGAATGTTTCAATCCCGGCTTCTTGAAAGTTTTCCAAACGACTTTCTGGCACATTCTCAACAAAAGTTTCTTTAAATGCCATTAAATCTGTCCAGCTAATTGTCGCTGCTTGCTTAATACCTTTGCCGCGAAGTCTGGTAGAAAGATTTCTTGCTTCTCTTGCTCCGACGAGAACTTTTTTAGGGTCGCATCCTCTGAGGACACACGTTCCACCCCAACTCCGCTCCTCTACAATTGCTACTTTTAATCCAGCTGCCTGTGCTTCAAATGCTACCGTTGTACCACTTGCGCCACTTCCGATTATTACTACATCATATGTAAATTTTGCCATTTAAATCACTCCTTCCTAGCTTGTTTTCCCGTCTGATTTCACTTTCAAACGAAAAAAACTGCCACACACGAATGTGTAGCAGTTCATTCTAGACTTCCATAATAATTGGTAAAATCATTGGACGTCGTTTTGTTTGTTCAAATAAGTAGCGATTTAATTGGTCACGAATGTCTTGTTTTAATTTCGCCCATTCAAAGCCGGTTTCTTGAAGATTTTTTTCAACAATTTTTGTAACAACTTTGGAAGATTCTTCAATCAAATGTTCTGATTCTCTCACATAAATAAAGCCACGTGAAATGATTTCTGGTCCTGAAGTAATGGTTTTTGATTTACGATTAAGTGTTACTACAACAATGAAAATCCCGTCTTCTGAGAGCAATTTACGGTCGCGTAGCACGATGTTACCAACATCACCAACACCTAAACCATCAATTAAAGTATTACCAGAGTATACGCGATTACCAGCTGTCATTTTATCATTTTTATATTCTAAAATTTCACCTTTACCTACGATAAATACTTCTGATTTTGCCATACCAACTTCATGAGCTAATTTAGCGTGACTGATTAACATGCGATATTCTCCGTGAACTGGAACAAAATATCTTGGTTTTAATAAGTTAATCATTAATTTTAAATCTTCTTGGCTTGCATGGCCAGAGATGAATAGATTGTTACTCATAGTGAGCACTTTCGCGCCTGCTTTATAGAGCATATCCATTGTTTTAGCCATCATTGTTTCAAGAGATGGTGATGGCGTCGTCGTAATGTAAACAGTATCACCAGGTTTGATGTTGAATTGTGGATGATTTCCTTTAGTCATTAATTGTAATGATTGAATTGGTTCTCCTAGATTACCTGTTTCAATAATAGTAATTTCGTCATCGCTATATTTTTTAAGTTCTTTTAACGGAACAATTAAGTCTTCTTCAATGACGATTTTACCTAAACTGCCAGCAATTTCGAAAACGCGCTCTAATTCTTTACCAACAATAGCGACTTTACGTTTGGTTGCAACGGATGCATCGAGTACTTGTTGTAAGCGAATTAAATTAGAAGCTACACAAGCAACGATAATTCTGCCATCTGCCATTCTAAAAGCATGTCTGATCTCTTCTTCAATTAAACTATCGCTAGACGTTGTTCCAGGGTGCTCAGCCTCTGAACTATCTGAAAGTAAAGCTAGTACCCCTTTTTCGCCAAATTCTGCAATGTGGCTTAAATCAGAAGCATAGCCGTCCTTCGCTGATTGATCGAATTTGAAATCCCCTGTATAAACAATAGATCCTTCGCTTGTTTCAAGAACAATCCCAACAGAATCAGGAATAGTGTGCGTTGTACGGAAAAAGGAAACATCAATTTTTGAAAAGGATAAAGTTGTTTCTTCGTTAACGACATGGAAATTCTTGAAGCGTAGTTTACGGTGTTCTTTAAGTGCTGATTTTGCCAGTGCTATCGTTAATTCTGTACCATAAACTGGTGCTTTGATTTTTTGAAGCAAGTATGGCAATGCTCCAATTGCATCTTCGTGACCGTGTGTTAGGAAAACAGCTTTTACACGATCTTTATTTTCTTCTAAATATTTGAAATCTGGAATAACAATATCAATTCCTAGTAATTCATTTTCTGGGAACATTAAGCCCGCATCTAATATAAAGATATCTTCGTCTATTTCTACTACATATAAATTTTTGCCACTTTCATCGACACCGCCGAGTGGAATGATTTTTATGTTTTTCGCTTTTTTTATTGTCAAAGCGTAGACCTCCTTTGAACTATTTAGAAAGTCCTTCTAATATAGCTTGTAATTTCGTTCCTTGTTCAGCATTCAAATCTACAAGTGGTAGTCTTACAGGCCCAACGCTAATGCCTTGTTGATTGAGTAAATATTTTGTCGGTGCTGGGTTTGGTACAGAGAATAAACCGTTCATGAGTGGCAATAATTCTCGGTGGATTTGAGCAGCTTTTTGAACTTCTCCACGCTCAAATGCTTGAATCATTTCTTGCATTTCATTTCCTACAACATGGCTAGCAACAGAAATAACGCCGTTTCCACCAACTGCAAGGATTGGTAAAGTTAAGCTATCATCCCCACTGTATACTTGGAAATCGTCTGAGGTTTCAGCAATGATTTTACTTATATTATCCAAGTTACCGCTAGATTCTTTTACACCAACAATATTAGGTAATTTTGCTAGGCGGATAATTGTTTCTGGCTCGATATTAACCACACTACGACCCGGAATATTATAGATAACTACAGGTAAATCAGAAGCTTCAGAAACCGCAGCAAAGTGCGCGTATAACCCATCTTGATTTGGTTTATTGTAATACGGTGCAACGATTAAAACAGCGTCAATTCCACCGAGTTCAGCAACTTCTTTTGTAAAAGCAATTGTTTCAGCTGTGTTATTGGAGCCTGTTCCAGCAATTAATTTTGCACGTCCGTCATTTGTTTCAATTACTTGGCGGAATAATTTTATTTTTTCATCATGGGATAAAGTTGGAGATTCGCCAGTTGTTCCAGCGATTACTAAACCGTCTGAGCCATTTTTGATTAAGTGATTCACGAGATGATGAATTCTTTTTTTGCATACTTTATCTTTCTCTGGGTGAATTGGTGTCACCATTGCTGTAATTACTTTCCCTAAATCCATCTTTCATTTCCTCCTTACTTAATTTCCAAACAAAATACGTCATGAAGGGCATTGACTGCTGAAATTAAGTCCTCTTCTTTTACTAATACCCAAATAGTAGTATGACTATCCGCTGATTGTAAAATAGGGATATTTTTTTCAGATAATGCGCCAACGATTTTTGCAGTAACACCGGGAACGCCTGTGATTCCGGCGCCAACAATAGAAACTTTCGCACAAGCTTGTCGTACAGTTGTTTGTAAGTCTGCATCTTCTAATAGTTGTTTTACTACATGAGATTTTTCTTCTGGCACCGTAAAAATGACAGAGTTGGTAGAGATGTTAATGAAATCAAGGCTGATTCCTGCATCTGCTAATATTTTAAAAGCGAGTTGTTGCGCTTTTACCGTATCTGTTTGTACGGATATTTGTGTTAAATTGGTTACATGTGCTACACCGGTTACTATTCGTTCTTTCACGTCAAAATGATCTGAATCATTGGTTAATGAAGTAACAAGTGTTCCAGTGCTTTCCAAATAAGTAGAACGGATTCGCATAGGGATTTTTGCTGTCATCGCGATTTCGACTGCACGTGGATGGATAACTTTTGCTCCTTGGTAAGCCATATTACTTACTTCGTTATAGCTTACTTGTGGAAGTGAACGTGCGTGTTCTACAATACGTGGATCGGCTGTCATCATTCCATCTACATCTGTAAAGATATCAATATAGTCTGCTTGTAACGAAACTCCTAGAGCCGCTGCGGATGTATCACTTCCTCCGCGTCCTAATGTGGAAATATCCCCATTTGCAGTAATACCTTGGAAGCCAGCAACTACAGCTACATCAAGGTTCGTTAATGCATCTTTCAAACGAGCTGTATCCACTTCTGTGATTTTTGCATTTAAATGGTCGTCTGATGTAATGATGCCTGCTTGACCACCAGAAAACGCCTCTGCTTTAATATTTGCTTCTTTTAACATATTGGTAAATACAGATGCTGAAATAGTTTCGCCTACAGAGAGTAAAGTATCTTGTTCTCTTGCTGTTAGCTTTGTATTTTTAGCACCAATAAGTTCTAATAGTGTGTCTGTCGCATAAGGATCTCCGTATCTACCAATGGCTGAAACGACAACAACAACTTTATATCCTTCTTTTAGTACTTGTTTGATATGATTGAATGCCATCAAACGTGATTTTTCATTTTGTACGGATGTTCCGCCAAATTTTTGGACAATAATTTTCATTACTTACACCTCTAAATAATCGCTAGTTTAACTAAACTTTCAGCTATTTGAATCGAATTCCATGCGGCACCTTTTAGTAAGTTGTCAGAAACAATCCACATATGAAAACCTTTAGGATCGTCAATGTCAGCACGAATACGACCAACGAAGACTTCCTTCTTACCTGCAGCTTGAACAGCTTGTGGGTAAACTTGATTTGCTGGGTCATCTTCTAGGACAATACCAGGTGCGTTTTTTAGTTCATTTTGGATTTCTTTAGCAGTTATGCCTTCTTTATCCACTTCGATATAAACACTTTCAGAGTGTCCGCTAACTACTGGGATACGAACGCACGTAGCAGAAACTTTTATTGTGTTGTCTTCCATGATTTTTTTTGTTTCATTGATCATTTTCATTTCTTCGTATGTATAGTCATTCTCTGTGAAAACGTCAATTTGTGGCAATGCATTAAAAGCAATTGGATAATGTTTTTTGTCCCCTTTAACGGGCATGATTTGTGGAGTGAATTCTTTGTTATCTAAAACTGCTCTGCTACCATCTTTTAATTCTTGAATCGCGCTTACACCAGAGCCAGAAACAGCTTGATAAGTGGAAACAATAATACGATTTAAGCCGAATGCTTCTCGAATCGGTTCGAGGGCTGCTACCATCTGAATAGTGGAACAGTTAGGATTAGCAATAATACCCTTATGTGAGAAAAGTGCTTTTTCATTCACTTCTGGAACGACTAAAGGAACTGTTGGATCCATACGATATGCACTCGTGTTATCAATAACGATAGCTCCACGTTTAACTGCTTCTTTCGCAAGTGCTTTCGATACAGAACCACCAGCGCTAAATAAAGCGATATCTACGCCTTCAAAACTTTCAGGTGTGGCTTCTTGAATAGTTACTTCTTCACCACGGAAGGATAGTTTTTTTCCAGCAGAACGAATAGAAGACAAGAATGAAACTTGCTTTATCTTAAAAGTCGCCGCCTCTTCTAGTAATTCAATCATTTGGGTACCAACTGCACCAGTTGCACCTACAACTGCGACATGATAGCTTTTTGTCATAGTTTACAATTCCTCCTTCAATTTAATCCTCGTATTCCTGCCTAAAAACAGAAATCTGGTTAATTTTACACTTACTTTATCATACCATAAACAAAGCCTTTTCGCAGTTTTTTCTACGCATTAGCAACTATTTTTTTAAATTGTTTGTTAGTTTGAAATAAAAAAACCACTTCCAAATAAATGAAAGTGGTTTTTGATTAATTTTCGGTTTGTTCTGATTGTGCTTTCGCAGCAGCTTCTTTGTTGTTAATTGGTTGTTCTACTTTTGAAGTATCTTTTTTCGATTCAGAGCGTTCTTTTTTAAGTTCGAAGTATTTGTCGAATACTTCTTTGGAGATTTTCATATTTGTTTTTTGGTCCGTACCATATGGACGATAAATCCAAGGAACAACAACGGAAATTGCTATTTCCGGTTTTTCCACTGGCGCATAACCGACGAATGTTGTATTCCAAACACTGGCCATTTTGTTACCTTCTTTTGGTCCATCATAGAACGCATCTGCGGTGCCTGTTTTACCAGCGACATCGTAATCACTTGAAGTGAAAACAGTTCTTGCGGTACCTGTTGAACCATGTGTTACTTCATAGAAGCCTTGTTGTACTGTTTTGATATCACTTTCAGAAACACCGATTTTATTTAATACTTTTGGTTCATTAGCTGTTGCAAGTGTTCCGACAGAGTCACCATTAGTACTTGGATTTCTAATTTCTTTTACCATACTAGGAGCGATTCTTGAGCCCCCATTGGCAATAGTAGAAACATATTGAGCCATTTGAAGTGGTGTGTAGGAGTCATATTGTCCGATAGCGAAATCGAGAATTTTACCGATTGTTTGGTCGTCCCCTTTATAACCAGTTTGTTCACCTGGAAGGTCGATGCCAGTTTTTACACCTAGACCGAATTGGTTGTAGTAGTAACGCATATCGTCAAAGGTGCTAAGTGGTGCTCTAAGAGGTCCGTTTGGTACATAGTTTGCGCCACCCATTTTCATTGCAACTTGGTACATATAGGAGTTAGAAGAAATTTCTAAAGCTCCTACAGGGTCAAGTGGTCTATTACCAGCTCCGGTTCTGTTAAACCATGAGCTCTTTGGTTTTGTTCCTTTTAGTACAATTGGTTGGTCAGTGAAAACAGTTTTGTTTGTAATAGCACCGTCCATAATACCACCAAGGATAGTAGAACCTTTGACAGCAGAGCCCATTGCGTAGGCAGTTGTAAATGTACCAAGGGAATAATCTTCAAACTCGCCCTTGTCATTTAGTTTCTGTCCTGCTAATGCAAGGACTTCTCCAGAATATGGATCCATGGCAACAACGAATGCGCGGTCAAATAAATCTGAACCAGCATATTGTTTACCTTGTTTGATGTTTTTTTTGAGAATTTCTTCTACTGCTTTTTGAAATTCAACATCAACAGAAAGAACTAAATCTTTCCCTTTGGAGCCTTCGTATTTGTTGACAGTTTCAATAATATTACCTTTAGAATCAAGTACGCTTTCTGATTGAGATTTTGATCCAGCGAGCACACTTTCATATTGAGCTTCTAGATAGCTTTTACCAACGCGATCATTACGACTATATCCTTGAGATAAGTAGTATTCCGCTTTGTCTTTTGGTAGACCTTCTTTAGCTGTGGAAACAGAACCTAAAATTGAGCGTAAAGTTTCATCATATGTGTAATAACGATTCCAGTCTGTAGTAGTATCTACACCAGGTAAACTGTCCATATTTTCACTGACACGTGCGATTTCTTCGTCTGTTACATCTTTATTTTTCACAACAGATTCAGTCATAGCATATCCAGTTGTCATTTTCTTATAGATGGTTGCTACTTTTAAGTCTTCACTGGTCAAGCTAGCGATATCTTCTTTTGTCACTTTGTCAACTTGGATTTTGTAGGCTTTAGATGAATCAAGCGCTTGTTCTTTCGCTGATAAGCGGTTTAGCGATTCGGTTTGATGCGTTAAAATCCAGTAATCTTTCAAATCACGGTCAGTTAACTTTTCAGGCTCGACAGTAATTAGCTTTTCTAATGTTTGGGCTACATGTAGAGTTTCTGCAGTCTGTGTTTGTTGACTACGTGTGTAAGTAATAGATTTAACCGCTGAATTACCAACCAGCAAATTGTAATTTCGGTCATAAATGCTACCACGTGGTACGTTTTTGGAAACTGTTACGTTATCTGTTTCTTCTAATTGACGTTTGTACGTATCCCCTTGCACAATTTGAACAATACCAAGACGTAAAATTAACACGGAGAATAATATAAAAATAATAAAGAATAGAATATTTAAACGTAGTGGAATGATGGCGCGTTTCTTCTTAGTGGAATCTTTTTTCTTTTTTCTAAAATTTAGTTTCACGCATAGTTACCTCACTTTTCAATAATACCTTTCCCTATTGTAGCTGAAATAACATGATTTTTCCACTGTAAGTTCATTAGAAATTCATTAGAAATAAAAAAAGACCCACCGAAGTGAGTCTTGTGATTATTATTTAGCTGCGTCAAAACGTTTGTTAGCTTCATCCCAGTTAATAACATTCCAAAATGTGTCGATATATTCAGGACGACGATTTTGGAATTTAAGGTAGTAAGCATGTTCCCAAACATCTAAGCCAAGAACAGGTGTTTTGCCATCGCTTAGTGGAGAATCTTGGTTAGCTGTAGAAACGATTTCTAATTTGCCATCATTAACTACTAGCCAAGCCCAGCCAGAACCAAAACGTGCTGCAGCAGCTGCATTGAATTTTTCTTTAAATTCGTCAAAAGTACCGAATTCGCTTTCGATTGCTGCTTTTAAATTACCAGTTGGAGCGCCGCCACCATTTGGGCTAAGAATAGACCAGAATAATGTATGGTTAGCATGACCGCCACCGTGGTTACGGACAGCGCCGCGAATATCTTCAGGAACGCTATCTAAGTTAGCTACTAATTCTTCCACAGATTTGCTTGCAAGTTCAGGATGACCAGCAACCGCTTCATTTAGTTTTGTCACATAAGTATTGTGGTGCTTTGTATAGTGAATTTCCATAGTTTCTTTATCAAAATTCGGCTCCAAAGCATCATAAGTATAAGGTAATTTAGGTAATTCGTAAGTCATTAAAAATTCCTCCTTGTATTGTTTTTACGTGAAAAGAAATGACGTATAAGGCAAAAGTTTCATGTCCTATTTCAATAGAACTACTATCAACCTTAAAAACAGTTTCTTCTTACACCATTTAGCCTACCATGCTCCTGAAATGCTTGCAATTTTTCTGCTCAGTGATGTTTCAACATTGATTTTGCAACCATTTCGAGCTATGATTAAGTTTAGGTGGAAAAAGTACGTTCTTTTGCACATACATGTATCTTTTTCCCTGAAACTCAAAAGTTAAACCATTAGGCGAGGTGTTGAAAAAAGAATGAATATTTTTAAACGCTTCTGGAAGAGTTTATACTCCCCTGCGGATATAGCATCGTTTCGAAATGATAAAATTAGGAAAAGTATCGTGTACATTATTGTTTTATCATTTGTAACATTCCTTCCATTAGCATATTTTACAAACATTACAACAAAAAATGCACTTAAAGTTGGCGAAGAAACTATCACCAATGAAATCCCCGATTTTAAAGTGACTGATGGCAAATTAGTGTTAACAGATAAAAATGCAAAGAATATACCTATCTCGATTGATCAAGATGAACTACATATTTATTTTGATGCTTCTGGAACACTGGATAAGGATGATGTAGATAATAAAATCGCTTCTTATGATAGCGCGGTAGCTTTTCTTTCAGATAGTATTTATATTACTGCAGCTGGTGTTTCGCAATCTGTTAGTTATGACACAGCAGGAATTAGTGATAAGTCAGATTTAGTTCATTTATATAATTCGATTGAGTCTTTAGCTAAATACTTTATTCCAATTGCTTTACTAGTGCTCTTTATCTTTACGTTAGGCTCGGTCTTCTTCCGAGTAGCACTGTATGCACTTTTCGGATTTATCCTTTCTGGATTTGGCCGAACTGGTATCGCCTTCCGCCAAAATTGGATGATTGCTTCTTACAGTATTACCCTGGCAGCAGTTTTCACTATGATTATGGAAGCTTTACAAATTATTGTTCCTTTTGGAATGGAAATTAATATGGTCGTGAGTATGATTTTTGTTTTCCTTGCGATTCGTTCAATTCCTCCAAGCGAGCCTACAATTTTAGAGAAATAAATGATAGCCACTTGCTCACGCAGGTGGCTTTTTTGTGGCATCATTCACGTGATTTTGTTTCATGAAAATGGTATGATAAAAAATAAAAGCTAGTCTAAAGGAGCGGTCTCTTTGAATGAAAGAATCTTTCGCGAAAACACTCGGCCAGTCCAAGTAGGTAATTTAACTATTGGTGGTAGTGAGGAATTAACTATCCAAAGCATGACTACTACAAAGACACATGATGTCGAAGCAACAGTAGCGGAAATTCACCGATTAGAAGAGGTGGGTTGTCAGATTGTGCGAGTTGCTTGTCCTGATGAGCGTGCAGCCAATGCTCTTAGTGCCATCAAGAAAAGGATTCATATTCCTCTTGTGGCAGATATTCATTTTGATTACCGACTAGCACTTAAAGCTATTGATGCAGGTGTTGACAAAATCCGGATTAATCCTGGTAACATCGGTCGCCGTGATCGAGTGGAAAAAGTGGTTAATGCTGCTAAAGCAAAAAATATTCCAATCCGTATTGGGGTTAATGCTGGTAGTTTAGAAAAGAAAATTATTCAAAAATACGGTTACCCTACTGCTGAAGGAATGGTAGAAAGTGCACTTGCCCATATTAAAATTCTCGAAGATTTAGATTTTTATGATATCATTGTTTCTTTGAAAGCTTCTGATGTGAATTTAGCAATTGAAGCTTATGATAAAGCTAGTCGCGCATTTAATTATCCTCTACATCTTGGAATTACAGAATCTGGTACGCAGTTTGCTGGAGGAATAAAAAGTGCTGCTGGTTTAGGAGCGATACTCAGTTTGGGCATTGGAAATACATTACGGGTATCTTTGAGTGCTGATCCTGTGGAAGAGATAAAAGTGGCCCGGGAGGTTTTAAAATCGTTTGGCCTTTCCTCGAATGCCGCCATGCTTATCTCCTGCCCTACTTGCGGTCGAATAGAGATTGATTTGATTCGTATCGCTAATGAAGTGGAAAATTACATAGCAACGATTAAAGCTCCGATTAAAGTAGCCGTGCTTGGCTGTGCGGTCAACGGTCCCGGAGAAGCTCGCGAAGCAGATATCGGAATTGCTGGTTCAAATGGAGAAGGCCTTCTTTTTAGACATGGTAAAATCATCCGAAAAGTACCAGAAGCCATTATGGTAGAAGAACTTAAGAAAGAAATTGATATTTTGGCAGAAGAATATTTTGAAAAGAAAACAGATTTGGAAAGCCTTAGATAATCGTATCGGGGTTTTTGTTTCAAGGGGGATTTTTGTTGGAAAAAGAAAATGAGCTTAGTTTTTATGATGGTGTTAGAGCCTGCCTTCCTACCGTCCTTGGTTATGCTGGGATTGGTATCGCTGCAGGAGTAGTAGGAAAAGCATCCCATTTAAGCCTTTTAGAAGTGACGCTACTTGCGATTATCGTTTATGCAGGTGCGGCGCAATTTATTATTTCTGGTTTGTTATTACTACAAAGTCCGATATCAGCAATCATTTTTACTACTTTTTTAATTAATTCAAGGCATTT from Listeria monocytogenes ATCC 19117 encodes the following:
- a CDS encoding aspartate-semialdehyde dehydrogenase — its product is MTKSYHVAVVGATGAVGTQMIELLEEAATFKIKQVSFLSSIRSAGKKLSFRGEEVTIQEATPESFEGVDIALFSAGGSVSKALAKEAVKRGAIVIDNTSAYRMDPTVPLVVPEVNEKALFSHKGIIANPNCSTIQMVAALEPIREAFGLNRIIVSTYQAVSGSGVSAIQELKDGSRAVLDNKEFTPQIMPVKGDKKHYPIAFNALPQIDVFTENDYTYEEMKMINETKKIMEDNTIKVSATCVRIPVVSGHSESVYIEVDKEGITAKEIQNELKNAPGIVLEDDPANQVYPQAVQAAGKKEVFVGRIRADIDDPKGFHMWIVSDNLLKGAAWNSIQIAESLVKLAII
- the dapA gene encoding 4-hydroxy-tetrahydrodipicolinate synthase, with the translated sequence MDLGKVITAMVTPIHPEKDKVCKKRIHHLVNHLIKNGSDGLVIAGTTGESPTLSHDEKIKLFRQVIETNDGRAKLIAGTGSNNTAETIAFTKEVAELGGIDAVLIVAPYYNKPNQDGLYAHFAAVSEASDLPVVIYNIPGRSVVNIEPETIIRLAKLPNIVGVKESSGNLDNISKIIAETSDDFQVYSGDDSLTLPILAVGGNGVISVASHVVGNEMQEMIQAFERGEVQKAAQIHRELLPLMNGLFSVPNPAPTKYLLNQQGISVGPVRLPLVDLNAEQGTKLQAILEGLSK
- the dapG gene encoding aspartate kinase — protein: MKIIVQKFGGTSVQNEKSRLMAFNHIKQVLKEGYKVVVVVSAIGRYGDPYATDTLLELIGAKNTKLTAREQDTLLSVGETISASVFTNMLKEANIKAEAFSGGQAGIITSDDHLNAKITEVDTARLKDALTNLDVAVVAGFQGITANGDISTLGRGGSDTSAAALGVSLQADYIDIFTDVDGMMTADPRIVEHARSLPQVSYNEVSNMAYQGAKVIHPRAVEIAMTAKIPMRIRSTYLESTGTLVTSLTNDSDHFDVKERIVTGVAHVTNLTQISVQTDTVKAQQLAFKILADAGISLDFINISTNSVIFTVPEEKSHVVKQLLEDADLQTTVRQACAKVSIVGAGITGVPGVTAKIVGALSEKNIPILQSADSHTTIWVLVKEEDLISAVNALHDVFCLEIK
- a CDS encoding ribonuclease J, with amino-acid sequence MTIKKAKNIKIIPLGGVDESGKNLYVVEIDEDIFILDAGLMFPENELLGIDIVIPDFKYLEENKDRVKAVFLTHGHEDAIGALPYLLQKIKAPVYGTELTIALAKSALKEHRKLRFKNFHVVNEETTLSFSKIDVSFFRTTHTIPDSVGIVLETSEGSIVYTGDFKFDQSAKDGYASDLSHIAEFGEKGVLALLSDSSEAEHPGTTSSDSLIEEEIRHAFRMADGRIIVACVASNLIRLQQVLDASVATKRKVAIVGKELERVFEIAGSLGKIVIEEDLIVPLKELKKYSDDEITIIETGNLGEPIQSLQLMTKGNHPQFNIKPGDTVYITTTPSPSLETMMAKTMDMLYKAGAKVLTMSNNLFISGHASQEDLKLMINLLKPRYFVPVHGEYRMLISHAKLAHEVGMAKSEVFIVGKGEILEYKNDKMTAGNRVYSGNTLIDGLGVGDVGNIVLRDRKLLSEDGIFIVVVTLNRKSKTITSGPEIISRGFIYVRESEHLIEESSKVVTKIVEKNLQETGFEWAKLKQDIRDQLNRYLFEQTKRRPMILPIIMEV
- a CDS encoding dihydrolipoyl dehydrogenase family protein, with the translated sequence MAKFTYDVVIIGSGASGTTVAFEAQAAGLKVAIVEERSWGGTCVLRGCDPKKVLVGAREARNLSTRLRGKGIKQAATISWTDLMAFKETFVENVPESRLENFQEAGIETFFGAASFQDSHSLQVGDDLIQANKIVIATGATPSTLKVEGQEYIQTSDDFLSLEKLPDSVVFIGGGYISFEFASIALATGREVHIIHHNSEPLKKFDPDFVAALVSNMKEEGIHFHFDTDITKVENKGEKLHIHGKDGFSLQTDLIIGATGRKPNIAHLSLENANIDYTKKGIIVNEKLQTTNNPHIYACGDVAATKGAPLTPVVSMEAAFVAKNVIGGDEKMIYPAIPSVVFTSPKLASIGISAEEAKAHPEKYQIKNHDTTNWYTYKRTNEQIALAKIIEDRESGQIKGAHFLSEEADYMINYVAILMKANLTLADLQSVIFAYPSPASDLTALN